CCACAGATGGGATCCCACCATCATACCGGCTCAAAGGGCCCTCGACCTAGCCACCAGGGAGGCGGCTGAAGTCCTCAACATCCCACACATCACGGGAAGCTTAGAGCCCGGCAAGGAAGCGGACATCCTGCTCATAGACTTGAAGGCGCCCAACATGCTTCCCATACATCACCCCAACACCCTAATTTCAAACCTAGTCTACTCAGCCAAAGGCTTCAACGTCGACACCACCATCGTCAACGGAAACATACTGATGGAAAACGGGGAGGTGAAGGCGTTGAGGGAAGAGGAAGTCTACAGTCAAGCCCAAGACGCCGTGGAACGCCTCCTCGCCGAAGCGTGAGTAGACGGTTTAGCCATGGCTTGAAGATCCTCGATCACATATCGCCCCGAGGAGCCCTCCCAGATAGTCTTATGCTTCACCACACGCAGCTTTTCATGGAAAAACGGGGCGTCTAAAACAAACGTTTCACCCTCCCCACCCTCGAAGGCTGGGTTAAACCCATATCTCTCGCTTAAAGCCTTCAGCCTCAAAACGCTTTTAGTAGTCAGCTTAGACCCCAACCACTCACGGCCCAACCCCATTGCCATACAAGCTGTAACGATCATCTCGAACCCAGCCTCCAACTCCTCCCAAAGCAGCAGGTACGGGTCTTTTTTCCACAGAGGGTTAAGGCTGGCCAACCCCAACTCCTCGCATAGACGATCCACCCTAGACCTCTGGTAGTCGCTGGCGATCACGCCTGAGACGAGGCCGGTAAACGCCACCTCCCGAAGAATTCTCTTTAAGCCTCGAAGTAGCTCGTTAACCTCCTCGTTCCTCACGCCTGAGGAGTCGATGAACCTGACCGGAAGCCTCAACGCCTTAGCCTGCGCCTCAACCCACCTCACATTCGGGTAGTGAAACAGATAAGACTCCGGGTTGGCTGAGCGAACCGTGATTAAACATTGAACCCGCCAGCCCTGGTGGAACGCGTACCATAAAGCGTAACAACTGTCCTTTCCACCGCTGAAAAGAACCGCCACATCCAACTTCCACAACCCTTGAAACTAAAAGTTTAAGATTTGATATGGGGATTGAGGATCTAAAGCTTTCGACTCGAAAGAGGCCTATCCTTGAGCCTGAAAGTTAAGTCCGCTGAGCCTGGCGACTTGCCAAAAGCGTTAAGGCTCCTAAACCTGGCGTTCCCGGAGCAAGACAACCTATACTACTTGACAGGCGATCCGGGATACAAGCTAGAGCGTACAAAGCTTCTTTTAAAGGGAAGACAGGCTGTGGGGGTGCTTCAAATATTTGAGAGAAAGTTGCGGTGGGAGAGTGGTTTAAAACGAGTGGGCTGCGTGGGTAACCTGACAGTGCACCCGAATCATCGCGGTAAAGGCTACGCCTCCAAGCTCTTGGAGGAAGCTGTAGACTACATGCGTGATGAAGGTTTTCACTACTCAATACTGTTTACGCGGATCCCAGGGTTCTATGAAAGGTTTGGGTGGAGAAGGGTTCCCCTCACGCTTACCTCAGGATCCTTGAAAAACGGTTCAGAGAATTTTAAGCTGAAAGGAGCTATCAGAAGGTTCCGCGCAGACACCGACTTGAAACCCCTGTTAAAAGTATACAATCGCTTCAATGAGCAAAGATGGGGAACGGTGGTGAGAACTGAGCCGCTGTGGAGGAGTGAGCTTAAATGGCTTTTCGACGAGGATCTCAATCGATTCCTAGTCTACGAGGAAGAGGCTGTGGGCTCCTACATTAGATGCCACATAAATCGCCCATACATCATGGAGTTTGGTTTTGAAAAAGGCTGTGAAAACTCCTTGCGAGCCTTGATCCATCGATGCGCATCAACGTTCAAGATAATGTATGGCGAGGATCGAATTTATCTCCCAGTGTTAAAGGATCCGAAGATAGACGGTTATTTGAAGTCTCAGCTGACACATGTTAGGGATTGCCCTCTAAGCGAAATAGGCCTCGACCAACTGTTGATAAAGGGCCTAAACAACGATGTCGAGGAAAAGGTTCTAAACCGAATATTCTTCTGGTACCCTGACCACTTTTAATCCATAAGCTAAGCCACATTTTTTAAACTTCTCAACGTGAAGCATCGATAAGTATAATAGTCGGAATCCTCTGTAGCTGATTCATTCAAGGGAATGGGACGTGAACCTGAATGCCCCGTTACAAAACGACGTCAGAGATATTGAAAATTGTGGGGAATAAGGATCAGATCCGAAAGGTGTGACCGTTAGGTTTCACCCGGAACATATAGGCATCATCGCTCACATCGATCATGGCAAAACAACCATGTCGGACTCTCTTCTAGCGGCGGCTGGCTTGCTGTCGCCAACGGTCGCTGGGGAGGCCCGTTCCCTAGACTACTTGGAGGAGGAGCAGAAAAGAGGCATAACCATTAAAGCCGCAAATATCAGCCTCCTCCACGAAAAGGACAATGTTCCGT
Above is a genomic segment from Candidatus Bathyarchaeia archaeon containing:
- a CDS encoding GNAT family N-acetyltransferase, with the translated sequence MSLKVKSAEPGDLPKALRLLNLAFPEQDNLYYLTGDPGYKLERTKLLLKGRQAVGVLQIFERKLRWESGLKRVGCVGNLTVHPNHRGKGYASKLLEEAVDYMRDEGFHYSILFTRIPGFYERFGWRRVPLTLTSGSLKNGSENFKLKGAIRRFRADTDLKPLLKVYNRFNEQRWGTVVRTEPLWRSELKWLFDEDLNRFLVYEEEAVGSYIRCHINRPYIMEFGFEKGCENSLRALIHRCASTFKIMYGEDRIYLPVLKDPKIDGYLKSQLTHVRDCPLSEIGLDQLLIKGLNNDVEEKVLNRIFFWYPDHF
- a CDS encoding diphthine--ammonia ligase; translation: MAVLFSGGKDSCYALWYAFHQGWRVQCLITVRSANPESYLFHYPNVRWVEAQAKALRLPVRFIDSSGVRNEEVNELLRGLKRILREVAFTGLVSGVIASDYQRSRVDRLCEELGLASLNPLWKKDPYLLLWEELEAGFEMIVTACMAMGLGREWLGSKLTTKSVLRLKALSERYGFNPAFEGGEGETFVLDAPFFHEKLRVVKHKTIWEGSSGRYVIEDLQAMAKPSTHASARRRSTASWA